In Solanum lycopersicum chromosome 5, SLM_r2.1, the following are encoded in one genomic region:
- the LOC104647583 gene encoding zinc-finger homeodomain protein 1-like gives MSKYKECLKNHAAGIGGHAVDGCGEFMPSGDIFKCAVCNCHRNFHRKDTVHHHHPCGYFPHIMPRRRSLVLPSTSRGGGFREDQELLEMCNPNKNIIGTLLKKRFRTKFSQEHKDKMLRLAEKLGWKLQRHDEGVVQQLCNEIGIKRHVFKVWLHNNKHTLGKKTNP, from the exons atgTCAAAGTACAAAGAGTGTCTCAAGAACCACGCCGCCGGTATCGGTGGCCACGCCGTCGACGGCTGCGGCGAATTCATGCCTTCCGGTGACATCTTCAAATGCGCCGTGTGCAATTGCCACCGTAATTTCCACCGGAAAGATACCGTCCACCACCACCATCCATGTGGATATTTTCCACATATTATGCCACGGCGGAGATCTCTAGTGTTACCCTCAACTTCTCGAG GTGGCGGATTCCGGGAGGATCAAGAATTATTAGAAATGTGTAACCCTAATAAAAACATTATTGGAACATTACTAAAGAAGAGATTTCGAACCAAATTTAGCCAAGAACACAAGGACAAAATGTTGAGATTGGCTGAGAAATTAGGGTGGAAGCTTCAAAGACATGATGAGGGAGTTGTTCAACAATTGTGTAATGAGATTGGCATCAAAAGGCATGTATTCAAGGTTTGGTTGCATAATAACAAGCACACACTAGGTAAGAAAACTAAcccttga
- the LOC138348982 gene encoding uncharacterized protein, whose product MTIFAQDIQHCYENIVSTRPRRDLLARMLFKIVTLTANGASSEAQQQLPVTTTGSIDHNHPLFIHPSDTQGSVLISIQLPGSENYSLWSKSLKLVLLRKNTLGFLLGTCKKEMYSESLHDVWDRCNAIVLGWIMNTVSKGLISTVIYGSDAHTVWEDLRERFDKVNASRAFYLHKELVTMSQGTSSVSIYFSILRELWDEAETLIHCPSCACPESKQYIEHLQFQKLWQFLMGLNESYAHARSQVLMQIPFPSVNQAYAMIISVESQRIHGAGNTSSSAEGLSETTDE is encoded by the exons ATGACTATCTTCGCACAAGATATACAACACTGCTATGAAAATATAGTCTCAACAAGGCCAAGGCGTGATCTGTTAGCAAGAATG CTGTTCAAAATCGTGACTTTAACTGCAAATGGAGCTTCAAGTGAAGCTCAACAACAACTTCCAGTCACAACTACAGGGTCAATCGATCACAATCATCCTCTCTTTATACATCCTTCAGATACTCAAGGTTCTGTTCTGATTTCAATTCAATTACCGGGTTctgaaaattattctttgtgGAGCAAATCTTTGAAACTTGTGTTACTTAGAAAAAACACGCTAGGATTTCTACTAGGAACCTGTAAAAAGGAGATGTATTCTGAATCTTTACATGATGTATGGGATAGATGTAATGCAATTGTTCTTGGATGGATTATGAATACTGTGTCTAAAGGCTTGATTAGTACAGTAATCTATGGATCTGATGCTCATACAGTATGGGAAGATCTACGTGAAAGATTTGATAAAGTCAATGCATCTAGGGCCTTTTATCTTCACAAAGAATTAGTCACTATGTCACAAGGAACTTCTTCTGtgtcaatttatttttcaatattgagAGAGTTATGGGATGAAGCTGAAACATTGATTCATTGTCCTTCATGTGCTTGTCCTGAATCTAAGCAATACATAGAGCATTTACAATTTCAAAAGTTGTGGCAATTTCTGATGGGACTTAATGAGTCTTATGCTCATGCAAGAAGTCAAGTTCTTATGCAGATTCCATTTCCAAGTGTAAATCAGGCTTATGCTATGATTATTAGTGTTGAGAGTCAAAGAATACACGGTGCAGGAAATACATCTTCATCTGCAGAAGGTTTATCTGAAACAACTGATGAGTAA
- the LOC101258068 gene encoding uncharacterized protein isoform X2 translates to MIIKYIVLSNFYFLHSWLEVEVRYFIRISKDFKEIYNFEECIQYVEANMEKYGPFDGVLGFSQGAVIAASMPGMQRDRVALTKVPKIKFVMLIAGGKFGGIELGCPIECPSLHFIGEKDPHLLHEEELAGCFVNPVVIHYPEGHKVPNLDAERTEIVIEFINKVKKIKMPLQGNSRL, encoded by the exons ATGATCATAAAATACATAGTTCTCTCTAACTTTTACTTTCTTCATTCTTGGTTGGAAGTAGAAGTCAGGTACTTCATTAGAATTAGTAAG GACTTCAAGGAAATTTACAATTTTGAAGAATGTATTCAATATGTTGAAGCTAATATGGAGAAGTATGGACCATTTGATGGTGTTTTAGGTTTTAGTCAG gGAGCAGTTATAGCTGCATCAATGCCAGGGATGCAAAGGGATAGAGTGGCTCTAACCAAAGtcccaaaaattaaatttgtgatGTTAATAGCAGGGGGAAAATTTGGAGGAATTGAATTGGGATGTCCAATTGAGTGTCCATCTTTGCACTTCATAG GTGAAAAGGATCCTCATCTACTACATGAAGAAGAACTTGCGGGGTGCTTCGTGAATCCTGTTGTGATTCATTATCCAGAGGGCCACAAAGTACCAAACTTag ATGCTGAAAGGACAGAAATTGTGATAGAATTCATCAACAAAGTGAAGAAAATTAAGATGCCATTGCAGGGAAACTCAAGATTGTAA
- the LOC101258068 gene encoding uncharacterized protein isoform X1 codes for MEKYQYEKKPRVLCLHGHATSANIFKKELELGWPQYLLDKLDLVFLDAPFLLQDKVDVHDIFYPPYYEWFQSTEDFKEIYNFEECIQYVEANMEKYGPFDGVLGFSQGAVIAASMPGMQRDRVALTKVPKIKFVMLIAGGKFGGIELGCPIECPSLHFIGEKDPHLLHEEELAGCFVNPVVIHYPEGHKVPNLDAERTEIVIEFINKVKKIKMPLQGNSRL; via the exons atggaaaaataCCAATATGAGAAGAAGCCAAGAGTTTTGTGCCTCCATGGCCATGCAACTAGTGCTAATATATTTAAGAAAGAATTGGAACTTGGTTGGCCACAATATTTACTTGATAAACTAGATTTGGTGTTCTTGGATGCACCTTTTTTACTTCAAGATAAAGTGGATGTTCATGACATCTTTTATCCACCCTACTATGAATGGTTCCAATCTACTGAG GACTTCAAGGAAATTTACAATTTTGAAGAATGTATTCAATATGTTGAAGCTAATATGGAGAAGTATGGACCATTTGATGGTGTTTTAGGTTTTAGTCAG gGAGCAGTTATAGCTGCATCAATGCCAGGGATGCAAAGGGATAGAGTGGCTCTAACCAAAGtcccaaaaattaaatttgtgatGTTAATAGCAGGGGGAAAATTTGGAGGAATTGAATTGGGATGTCCAATTGAGTGTCCATCTTTGCACTTCATAG GTGAAAAGGATCCTCATCTACTACATGAAGAAGAACTTGCGGGGTGCTTCGTGAATCCTGTTGTGATTCATTATCCAGAGGGCCACAAAGTACCAAACTTag ATGCTGAAAGGACAGAAATTGTGATAGAATTCATCAACAAAGTGAAGAAAATTAAGATGCCATTGCAGGGAAACTCAAGATTGTAA
- the LOC101258068 gene encoding uncharacterized protein isoform X3, producing the protein MEKYGPFDGVLGFSQGAVIAASMPGMQRDRVALTKVPKIKFVMLIAGGKFGGIELGCPIECPSLHFIGEKDPHLLHEEELAGCFVNPVVIHYPEGHKVPNLDAERTEIVIEFINKVKKIKMPLQGNSRL; encoded by the exons ATGGAGAAGTATGGACCATTTGATGGTGTTTTAGGTTTTAGTCAG gGAGCAGTTATAGCTGCATCAATGCCAGGGATGCAAAGGGATAGAGTGGCTCTAACCAAAGtcccaaaaattaaatttgtgatGTTAATAGCAGGGGGAAAATTTGGAGGAATTGAATTGGGATGTCCAATTGAGTGTCCATCTTTGCACTTCATAG GTGAAAAGGATCCTCATCTACTACATGAAGAAGAACTTGCGGGGTGCTTCGTGAATCCTGTTGTGATTCATTATCCAGAGGGCCACAAAGTACCAAACTTag ATGCTGAAAGGACAGAAATTGTGATAGAATTCATCAACAAAGTGAAGAAAATTAAGATGCCATTGCAGGGAAACTCAAGATTGTAA